A genomic region of Mycobacterium sp. Aquia_213 contains the following coding sequences:
- a CDS encoding PPE family protein, with the protein MLNFGALPPEVNSAKMYAGAGSGSMLAASAAWNALAAEMRAAATNYDAVIKSLVSEGWLGPASAKMVASIEPYLAWMETAAAQAEQAGAQANAAAAAYEAAFAATVPPPLVAANRVQLANLMATNIFGQNTGAIAATEAQYGEMWAQDASAMTSYTTASRAASDMTVFSAPQADTTTAGTALQADAVNNALAAPAATQATSIWDWLGLSPDSNTSTTGLAGVMNFFSNSNPNLIGAFLNNASVSGVSNGFTTNGMLNPTTFVDSMVTINGQSAIGATTDGLEDLAAGLASAPALASATTALPSAAATASLGQASLVGALSVPPTWAATGATVSTVAATTQVGAGAYHGFGAATPMVMEEAGAVGMPGVPLAGIPGAHEDEFADPIYGFRPRVIARPPAAG; encoded by the coding sequence ATGCTGAACTTTGGGGCATTACCGCCGGAAGTCAACTCGGCCAAAATGTATGCCGGCGCGGGATCGGGATCGATGCTGGCGGCCTCGGCGGCATGGAACGCGCTGGCTGCTGAAATGCGTGCTGCGGCAACCAATTACGACGCGGTGATCAAGTCGCTCGTCAGTGAGGGCTGGCTGGGCCCGGCTTCGGCGAAGATGGTGGCGTCGATCGAACCGTATCTCGCGTGGATGGAAACCGCCGCCGCCCAGGCCGAGCAGGCCGGCGCGCAAGCCAACGCGGCCGCCGCAGCGTATGAGGCCGCGTTTGCCGCGACGGTGCCGCCGCCCCTGGTCGCGGCCAACCGCGTTCAGCTGGCAAACCTGATGGCCACCAACATCTTCGGCCAGAACACCGGGGCGATCGCGGCCACCGAGGCCCAATACGGCGAGATGTGGGCGCAGGACGCCTCCGCGATGACCAGTTACACCACCGCTTCGCGCGCGGCCAGCGACATGACAGTGTTTAGCGCACCGCAGGCCGACACCACTACGGCCGGAACGGCCTTGCAGGCCGACGCGGTCAACAATGCGCTGGCCGCCCCGGCCGCGACTCAGGCGACCAGCATCTGGGACTGGCTGGGTTTGTCGCCCGACTCGAATACGTCCACCACCGGACTTGCCGGGGTGATGAACTTTTTCAGCAATTCCAACCCGAATCTGATCGGGGCCTTTCTCAACAATGCCTCTGTCTCCGGCGTCTCCAACGGGTTCACGACCAACGGGATGCTGAACCCGACGACATTCGTCGATTCGATGGTGACAATCAATGGTCAGAGCGCAATAGGGGCAACCACGGATGGGCTGGAGGATCTGGCTGCCGGCCTGGCTAGTGCCCCCGCGCTGGCATCCGCGACCACAGCCCTGCCCAGTGCCGCAGCGACCGCAAGCCTGGGACAGGCGAGCCTGGTTGGGGCACTATCGGTTCCGCCGACCTGGGCCGCCACCGGAGCAACGGTGAGCACGGTTGCCGCGACGACTCAGGTCGGGGCCGGGGCCTATCACGGCTTTGGCGCGGCCACCCCGATGGTGATGGAAGAGGCCGGGGCAGTGGGCATGCCCGGGGTGCCCCTGGCCGGCATTCCGGGTGCGCACGAGGACGAGTTCGCCGACCCGATCTATGGATTCCGCCCCCGCGTCATCGCGCGCCCGCCGGCGGCAGGGTAG
- a CDS encoding PPE family protein, producing the protein MYSGPGSGPLLAAAVAWNTLAAEIRSAATDYEFVIRELIGAGWYGPSSASMLAAAAPFLTWLNTTAAQAEQTGMQADAAATAFEAAFAMTVPPPVVADNRILLANLVATNIFGQNTPAIAATEAQYMEMWAQDAGAMNGYAVASNSAARITPFTSPQTNTAPDAVAGQNEAVSQAANSAAGNAQSLLSADTLSANDVNALAAPQGPISDYLTGLLDGSNNTALGSFLGSTFFSNSVVTGSIGGGPFNPQTILASAVGAMGTRATVMHGLEDFGFGAEGAGTAALASSTVPSAGLTGASAGIGNAHLVGSMSVPPSWSNAATISSVQTAAPVSGLSDIRSSGAPAAGGPGGVAGPLGGTGRRMRRAIPRYGFRPAIMPRPPAAG; encoded by the coding sequence ATGTATTCGGGCCCGGGGTCGGGGCCGTTGCTGGCCGCTGCGGTCGCCTGGAATACGTTGGCTGCCGAGATACGTTCGGCAGCAACTGATTACGAGTTTGTTATTAGAGAGCTGATCGGCGCGGGCTGGTATGGTCCGTCGTCGGCGTCGATGCTGGCCGCGGCCGCACCTTTCCTGACTTGGCTGAACACCACGGCCGCACAGGCCGAGCAGACCGGCATGCAAGCCGACGCGGCCGCGACGGCTTTTGAGGCCGCTTTCGCGATGACGGTGCCCCCGCCGGTCGTTGCGGACAACCGCATTCTGCTGGCAAATCTGGTGGCTACCAACATCTTCGGGCAGAACACCCCGGCGATCGCGGCCACCGAAGCGCAGTACATGGAGATGTGGGCTCAGGATGCCGGGGCGATGAACGGCTACGCCGTCGCTTCGAACTCCGCGGCGCGGATCACGCCGTTCACCTCGCCGCAGACCAACACCGCCCCCGACGCGGTAGCAGGACAAAACGAGGCTGTCAGCCAGGCTGCCAACTCGGCGGCGGGGAATGCGCAGTCGTTGTTGTCCGCTGACACCTTGTCGGCGAATGACGTCAATGCTCTTGCCGCTCCGCAAGGACCGATCAGTGACTACCTGACCGGCTTGCTGGACGGGTCGAACAACACGGCCCTGGGCAGCTTCCTGGGAAGTACCTTCTTCAGCAACTCGGTCGTCACCGGGTCGATTGGCGGCGGCCCGTTCAACCCGCAGACCATTCTGGCGTCGGCGGTGGGCGCGATGGGCACGCGCGCCACAGTCATGCACGGTCTCGAGGACTTCGGCTTCGGCGCCGAAGGGGCCGGGACGGCCGCGCTGGCTTCCAGCACGGTGCCCTCGGCGGGCCTTACCGGCGCATCGGCGGGGATAGGCAACGCGCATCTGGTGGGTTCGATGTCGGTGCCGCCGAGCTGGAGCAACGCGGCCACGATCAGCTCTGTTCAAACGGCGGCGCCGGTCAGTGGACTCAGTGACATCAGGTCCTCCGGGGCGCCGGCGGCGGGCGGGCCCGGAGGAGTGGCCGGGCCGCTGGGCGGTACCGGTCGCAGGATGCGCCGCGCCATTCCCCGGTACGGGTTTCGCCCCGCCATCATGCCGCGACCACCGGCCGCCGGATAA
- a CDS encoding SDR family oxidoreductase: MANDQFTSHTGLFDLSGKCALVTGGTRGIGLMIARGLLQAGARVVISSRSTDACAEAQQQLSKFGEVQAIPADLSRHDECQRLANLVTLNSECLNILVNNAGAMWREPLATFPEEAWDTVIDLNLKSPFWLVQALLPALRRAGTADDPARIINIGSIAAIHVAQSPNYSYASSKAALHQLTRVLARELGPQHVTVNAVAPGVFPSQMMASTLDAMRDAITESAPLRRLGRDDDMAGIAVFLASRAGSYLTGAIVPVDGGIATTASGT, from the coding sequence ATGGCAAACGACCAATTCACATCGCACACAGGCCTTTTCGATCTGAGTGGAAAGTGCGCGCTGGTCACTGGTGGCACCAGGGGCATCGGGCTGATGATAGCGCGCGGCCTTCTGCAGGCAGGCGCCCGCGTCGTCATCAGCTCACGCAGTACGGACGCGTGCGCGGAGGCGCAGCAGCAGCTGTCGAAATTCGGTGAGGTCCAGGCGATCCCCGCCGACCTGTCCAGGCACGACGAGTGTCAGCGCCTCGCCAACCTCGTGACGTTGAACTCGGAATGCTTGAACATTCTGGTTAACAATGCGGGAGCGATGTGGCGCGAGCCGCTGGCGACGTTCCCAGAGGAGGCCTGGGACACCGTGATCGACCTCAACCTCAAGTCGCCGTTTTGGCTGGTGCAGGCGCTGCTGCCCGCACTCCGCAGAGCGGGTACAGCCGATGATCCCGCGCGGATCATTAACATCGGCAGCATCGCCGCTATCCACGTCGCCCAGTCGCCCAACTACTCGTACGCCAGCAGCAAAGCGGCACTCCATCAACTCACCAGAGTGCTTGCCAGAGAATTGGGCCCGCAGCACGTCACGGTGAACGCGGTAGCGCCGGGAGTGTTCCCGTCGCAGATGATGGCATCCACGCTCGATGCGATGCGCGACGCGATCACGGAGTCGGCCCCTCTGCGCCGGCTCGGCCGCGACGACGACATGGCGGGTATCGCTGTGTTCCTGGCCAGCCGGGCTGGTTCCTACCTCACGGGCGCCATCGTCCCCGTCGACGGCGGCATCGCCACGACCGCATCGGGTACTTAG
- a CDS encoding helix-turn-helix transcriptional regulator, translated as MATMDLRTEIRDFLSSRRARIAPEQAGLTAYGRNRRVKGLRREEVALLAGVSVDYYVRMERGSLAGASDGVLEALASALQLDEAERDHLFHLARQSGAPSNPRRHKPAAVTVRSTLLQVLDAISDAPAWICNGRYDVLAMNQLARALFSPVLADPRRPANTARFVYLAPEAAKDFFVDYDRIASDVAAKLRMEAGRNPHDEKLIALVGELSTCSELFRQRWASQDVRLHRSGRKLVHHPVVGQLELDVESLELPDEPNLLLNVYTAAAGTPTADGLALLASWAATQQTPATELQTPNG; from the coding sequence ATGGCAACGATGGATCTACGCACCGAGATCCGGGACTTTCTCAGCTCGCGTCGCGCCCGCATCGCCCCCGAGCAGGCGGGCCTGACCGCCTACGGCCGCAACCGTCGGGTCAAAGGTCTGCGTCGTGAAGAGGTAGCGCTACTGGCAGGGGTATCGGTCGACTACTACGTGCGCATGGAGCGCGGCAGCCTCGCTGGCGCCTCCGACGGCGTGCTCGAGGCGTTGGCCTCTGCGCTACAACTCGACGAAGCGGAGCGCGATCACCTGTTTCACCTCGCACGCCAATCCGGGGCGCCCAGCAATCCACGCCGGCACAAGCCGGCGGCCGTAACGGTGCGCTCGACACTGCTGCAGGTGCTCGACGCCATCTCCGATGCGCCGGCCTGGATCTGTAACGGACGTTATGACGTGCTCGCCATGAATCAACTCGCCCGCGCGCTGTTCTCACCGGTGCTGGCCGACCCGCGACGGCCCGCGAACACAGCGCGGTTCGTCTATCTAGCTCCCGAGGCGGCCAAAGATTTCTTTGTCGACTACGACCGAATCGCCAGTGACGTGGCCGCAAAGCTACGCATGGAAGCGGGCCGCAATCCGCACGACGAAAAGCTCATCGCCCTGGTCGGCGAATTGTCAACGTGCAGTGAGCTATTCCGGCAACGGTGGGCATCTCAGGACGTGCGGCTGCACCGGTCCGGCCGCAAGCTGGTGCACCATCCGGTCGTGGGCCAACTCGAACTGGACGTCGAGTCCCTGGAACTGCCCGACGAACCCAATCTGCTCCTCAACGTCTACACCGCTGCCGCGGGCACGCCGACCGCCGACGGTTTAGCGCTACTAGCGTCGTGGGCGGCCACCCAACAGACGCCGGCGACCGAACTCCAAACACCCAACGGGTAG
- a CDS encoding cytochrome P450, giving the protein MPAPRPFRAVFAAAYAVAYLVGGERRMLRLIRRYGPIMTMPILSLGNVAIVSDPELVKQVFTAPPDVLLGGEGVGPAAAIYGSGSMFVQEEPEHLRRRKLLTPPLHGASLSSYVPIMADSARAALRDWPVDRPFPMLEAARSLMLDVIVKVIFGVEDPDEVRRLGRPFERLLNLGVSEQLTVRYALRRLGTLRVWPARARANRAIGDVVMPLIAQRRNEPRRGDKLDILTLLMSARGDGGEQLSDNEIRDDLITLMLAGHETTATTLAWAFDLLLHHPDALQRVQAEAISGGEDFTTAVINETLRMRPPSPFTARVAAQPFPIGGYHVDAGTRIVVHIIAINRDPRTYAHPNEFRPERFLGDRPQTYAWVPFGGGVKRCLGASFSMRELITVLHTLLREGEFSAVDDESERIVRRSIMLAPQHGTRVRYRPRTSRAV; this is encoded by the coding sequence TTGCCCGCACCGCGACCCTTCCGCGCGGTTTTCGCCGCGGCGTACGCGGTTGCCTATCTGGTCGGCGGTGAGCGCCGGATGCTGCGATTGATTCGCCGCTACGGACCGATCATGACGATGCCGATCCTCAGTCTGGGCAACGTCGCGATTGTGTCCGACCCAGAGTTGGTCAAGCAAGTGTTCACCGCGCCGCCCGATGTCCTGCTCGGCGGGGAAGGCGTGGGACCCGCAGCTGCGATCTACGGGTCCGGATCGATGTTTGTCCAGGAGGAGCCCGAACACCTGCGGCGGCGCAAGCTTCTGACGCCGCCACTGCACGGCGCGTCGTTGAGCAGTTACGTGCCGATCATGGCGGACTCGGCCCGCGCGGCGCTGCGCGACTGGCCCGTGGACCGTCCGTTCCCGATGCTGGAGGCGGCGCGGTCGCTGATGCTGGACGTGATCGTCAAGGTCATCTTCGGCGTGGAGGATCCTGACGAGGTGCGGCGATTGGGCCGCCCATTCGAACGATTACTGAATCTCGGTGTCTCCGAGCAGTTGACGGTCCGCTACGCGCTACGGAGGTTGGGCACCTTAAGGGTGTGGCCGGCACGGGCCCGCGCCAACAGGGCGATCGGTGACGTCGTAATGCCGTTGATCGCCCAGCGGCGAAATGAGCCCCGTCGCGGCGACAAGCTCGACATTCTGACGTTGCTCATGTCTGCGCGGGGCGATGGCGGAGAACAGTTGTCGGACAACGAGATCCGTGACGATCTGATCACCTTGATGCTGGCCGGTCACGAGACCACCGCAACGACGTTGGCGTGGGCATTCGACCTTCTGCTGCACCACCCCGATGCGCTACAACGTGTGCAGGCCGAAGCCATCAGTGGTGGGGAAGACTTCACCACCGCGGTGATCAACGAGACGTTGCGGATGCGCCCGCCCTCGCCGTTCACGGCACGCGTTGCCGCGCAACCATTTCCGATCGGCGGCTACCACGTCGACGCGGGAACGCGAATCGTCGTGCACATCATCGCGATTAACCGTGACCCGCGGACCTACGCCCATCCGAACGAGTTCCGCCCCGAACGCTTTCTCGGCGACCGGCCGCAAACTTACGCCTGGGTTCCCTTCGGCGGCGGCGTAAAACGCTGTCTGGGCGCAAGCTTTTCGATGCGAGAGCTGATTACCGTGCTGCACACGCTGTTGCGTGAAGGCGAGTTCAGTGCCGTCGACGACGAGTCGGAACGGATAGTGCGGCGCTCGATAATGCTTGCGCCCCAGCATGGAACCCGAGTGCGGTACCGCCCTCGCACATCACGCGCCGTCTAG